The DNA region AACAATGGGACGCAAGAAGAAGAAGGCCTCCAAACCCTGGTGCTGGTATCCTTTTCgcaaaacaaacaacaaagtttttttttcacGGCATGTGCCGCTGGCTGTATCTccacatacatacacacaaatttatataatggTGTTAGGGAGCTGCAGAAAGTGGGCGGGGGAGGGGTTGGGGTAAAGGGCCACATCTCGAGAAATTTTCCTTAACTCTTAACTAAAAAAACTAGGTACTGCAACCGAGAGTTTGACGACGAGAAGATCCTGGTGCAGCACCAGAAGGCCAAGCACTTCAAGTGCCACATCTGCCACAAAAAGTTGTACACCGGACCGGGGCTCTCCATCCATTGCATGCAGGTGCACAAGGAGACGGTCGACAAGGTGCCCAACTCGCTGCCCAATCGCTCAAACATTGAAATCGAAATCTTCGGCATGGACGGCATTCCCGCCGAGGATCTCAGGGATCACGAGCGTCAGAAGAATGGCGGCAAGTCGGATTCGGACGACGATGAGCCGGTGGCCAAGAAGAAAGTGGAATGTGAGTCTTCCACCCAGCCATCCATAATAATCTCCATAAATCTCTAAGCCCCACGTTCGTTTGCAGATGCCATGAGCGTACCGCCGCCCATGATGATGCCCCCGAACATGATGCCGCCACATATGCTGGGCCAATATGGCATGGGCATGATGCAGCACATGCCGCCGTTGCCTCCGTACCCAGTGCCCATGATGCCGCACATGATGCCGCCGCGTCCCCTCTTCCCAGCCGCCATGGCCACCACCTCGGCGgcagctgctgcggctgcggcCCATCATCACCACGCCGCCGCCATGGCCCAGCAAAAGCCAACATTTCCAGCGTACAGGTGGGCATCGATAGCGGGGAAAACCATATTAGAATTATGCCCATTTCGTTTGACAAAATGCAATGTGTTGTAGTGCTGTTCTAGGATGCTGTATTTTGAACCTCGCTGAGAAATATTTCTTTGACATTTTTTGAAAGCGGAATGTTCTACATTGAATCAAAAAGGCTAAGAAACTAATAACTCCCTACAAAACTTGTTTATTGACATTTTTGTCAGTCAattttgtatgcaaattttcgATTCTATACCTTTTTGATTGAGGTGAGGTCGTTACCTTGAAACAGAAGTTTCATGTACGGTTGATCCTTACACATGCTTAAGGCTAACAATCATTTGAGACTTTTTTAATGGCATTTTCTAAGTGGTTTTCCCCTCATTAAGTTCAGCCTTTGAAAAAAGTCGACGACTTCTAGGCCTAATCCAAGATCTTTTTCACTAACGTTAACCTTTGTTTTTGCCTTCTCGGTAAAGTAATGCTACCATAAGTGCTCCGCCCACCACCAATCATGCTGGTGGCGCAACCAGCGCACCACCAAGTGGTCCGCCCGATGgccagcaacatcagcagcgaCCACCGGTTCCGCCAGCGGCAGGCGGCGCTGCCACCGCTGCTGTTACCACCAAGATCATGCATCCGCAGGAGGACATAAGCCTAGAGGAGTTGCGCGCCCGACAACCGAAGATACAGGCGCGTCTGGCGGCCGCTATGGCTGCCCTGGCGAACCCACAAAACCGCAAGAGTCCCAGTAACAATGGCGGTGCCCTTGCGTCGATGCCCGCTACTCCGCCGCCCCCGTCGCTGGCCGGGATCTCGCCCAccggcagcaacagcagcagtggCATGGCTAACGCGATTGCCGTCTCCACAGCCATGTCGAAGGCCCAGGAAGTGAGTTCTTATCATAGTTATAGAAACCATAGTCAATATAAATAAACAGACCGCGACGGAAACGACTTCCAACTGATAAACAGAATTAACATAACGCAACGGACTGAAAAGCGGACGTGTAAAAAAGACAAATTCctcagaaaataaattaaaataaaatatacaattGCACATACAAAACTTGACTCACATTTGAATTTCGACTGCATTTTGCGTTCTAAGAGAATTCCATTTTTCCAAACTGGACACGTTTTTTTTACACATTACTGATACCAATTTTGGTTACCATTACGTTGACGTTCTAATTTTCGTAAAATGCAATGGCGAAAATTACGTTTACACGACCACAGCATACGAAAGCAAACAGAACTACACAAAACGAAACAGAATTAAAAGAAAAGAATAACTTTTTTAGCATATAGTATGATATATGTctgtacaattttttaattaaacaaagaAATTAATGGCAACAAAACAAACGAAACGGCGGTTTTCAATTTAACCAATTAAGATTCTTTGATATAAAGCATCTATCCACGAAACCTAGGGAATTCGAAAGAAGGGAAATATAAGGTTTTTTTTGTCTTGGTCCCCCAACCTTAATCCCCAAACCAAAATCTCATAAACCAAAGATGCTGCCAGCTTATCTTCCCTTACATTTCGAATAAAATAAGGAAGAGGCtgtattcaaattaattaaagggATGTATATCAAGAATAGCTTGATAATTACCATTGGAGAGGGTCTATTTGATTGGATCTTAGGTGCGGACCTTAAGCTCGAAATAAGTTGCTGAAGAAAGAATTAGGAGACTTGGACTTTTATTAGAGTTGTTGgttgttaaaaaaaagatttacAGAATGCTTAGAACTGTTAACAAATCCTTAGTAACAGGTAGGACAAATTtaacaaataattaattttaaaatagtttttattcAAATAAAGGCTTAAAGAAGGGTTGCAATACCCAGATATTTCTCAGTGGaatagaaaaataaattataatttatcaCCACGATATAGAATTTCCCACTCAGTCAAGAATAATGGGCTGTCCCAAAAGAAAAACTCCTCCCAGTGGCATGTGAGATGAATTCAATCGATTCCCAAAATTTTCTTACAGACCGCCGCTCTAGTAGCCGTGGCACAGGCTCAGGCTCAGGCGCACGTCCATGCTGCCCAAGCCCAGGCTCAGGCCCAGGCGCAGGCTCAGGCCCAAGCTCAGGCTCAGGCCGTGGTCCAGGCCCAGGTGCAGGCCGCCCATGTGGCCCACGCTGTGGCAGCCCAGCAGCAGGCGgtgcaccagcagcagcagcaagcggcgcagcagcaacagcagtcagtggcgcagcagcagcaacagcaacaggcCGTGGCACAGCAGCATCATGCggctcagcagcagcaggtcAAGCAACTGGAGGAACTGAATCGGGCTGTGATGCTCCAGCGCTTTCAGGCTGCCCGGCAGCCGGCAAATCCTGGCGCTgcggcagcggctgcggcGGCCGCAGCCGTCGGCATGGTAAGTCTCTAATCCAGCGGTGCTGCGTATGCAACGCGAACAACCAATCAAAAGAATGAACTTGACTTAACAAAATCGAATTCCAAGTGCTGAGAATCTCAATCTGTAAAAgatcacaaaacaaaaaaaagaaacaaatacCGATCTTGTGTCCCAGGGTGGTACCAAAAAGCCAACGACAGCATTTTCCAGTGGGTTAACCCGATTTAGTATAGAGCTTCGCCCTCATCATCATGCTAATCACCTACTAGCAAATgtttttccaaataacttGGGGGGTcctaaaatttaaatgattttcaAGCTATATTATAAAGAGTTAACCAAGCCCCACTCTCACAGAACTAATATTAAATTTCTGCCGTTGAAATCATTTGTTGAAGTCATTATTGATCTTGGTCAAGGGGATAACCGATGTGTTTAAAAGTATCTGAAACAGTTTTTGTAATTCCAGACCTTTAACATTCAAGGAAAAAATTGCCTATTTCGAAGCTCGGTGCATTCGGTACATTTTTAAGAACGTTTGTTCTCAAATTTTTCGTTCTTCATTTTTCTGGGTGTGCAAGTACCTTAAAACCACTTGAGAGGTTATCAGCAAATTATCGTTCTCCCCCTAAAATTCAAATAACTTTTCTTTCATTTGTAAAATAATCCATCCAGTAGTGAGCCACACTACGAACGCTTGCCAACACTGCCGCTTGAGATTTCCTTTACTTTTTGAACACATCACTTTTATCCAGCTTATCCAACAAGGGATTTCAACTGTCTCAACTAATATGTCTCACACCATATCAAATTCTAAACAGTATTTAGCTTGTAAACTCgaaaaatgtgttaaagttaCCGTTACAATTGCAGTACAGAGCAGAAGTTCAGTGTTGATAAACGATAAAAAGTTGCAAAAGTGTTGCGCAGGGCCCGAACAGTTTACAGTATGTATGGTTTTTGTACAACAACAAGTTTATCTTTCCCCCACCAAACCCAACCTAATCACTCCCTCCCGATTAAAACTCACACCCCGCAATATGATATGTGAAATGCAAAGTGCGCAATGCAACAAGATAAGTAAAAGCCAACAACTCAATTATAATCTACTTAGTCGTACTTATGCAAGTAATTATGTAGTCTAAGCAAGTACCTACTCTCCTCTATCTCTCAATCACTCACCCCCCATGCGTATATAATCCACAAGATCAATCCCGTCCCCAAGAAAGTTTCTAGTACGTACTGCCTTGCAAGTAAAACAGAACAGAATGAACTTACAATTATGATAATGAATGAGAGAAAAGTCGTGAGTCATATTTATAAACTATTTTGCAAGCCATGTAAGTACATTTCAATAATTTCTATta from Drosophila subpulchrella strain 33 F10 #4 breed RU33 chromosome 2L, RU_Dsub_v1.1 Primary Assembly, whole genome shotgun sequence includes:
- the LOC119548313 gene encoding BUB3-interacting and GLEBS motif-containing protein ZNF207, producing the protein MGRKKKKASKPWCWYCNREFDDEKILVQHQKAKHFKCHICHKKLYTGPGLSIHCMQVHKETVDKVPNSLPNRSNIEIEIFGMDGIPAEDLRDHERQKNGGKSDSDDDEPVAKKKVEYAMSVPPPMMMPPNMMPPHMLGQYGMGMMQHMPPLPPYPVPMMPHMMPPRPLFPAAMATTSAAAAAAAAHHHHAAAMAQQKPTFPAYSNATISAPPTTNHAGGATSAPPSGPPDGQQHQQRPPVPPAAGGAATAAVTTKIMHPQEDISLEELRARQPKIQARLAAAMAALANPQNRKSPSNNGGALASMPATPPPPSLAGISPTGSNSSSGMANAIAVSTAMSKAQETAALVAVAQAQAQAHVHAAQAQAQAQAQAQAQAQAQAVVQAQVQAAHVAHAVAAQQQAVHQQQQQAAQQQQQSVAQQQQQQQAVAQQHHAAQQQQVKQLEELNRAVMLQRFQAARQPANPGAAAAAAAAAAVGMMPIPGHMQLMQPMLRPAMAFGPNGALIGGNMLRAAGGPGFNGMPAGLLPMQIGLPGMPGALPAGAMAMPGMGVMLQGHPNMLQMMQPRFR